One genomic segment of Capricornis sumatraensis isolate serow.1 chromosome X, serow.2, whole genome shotgun sequence includes these proteins:
- the HDAC6 gene encoding histone deacetylase 6: MTSTGQDSTTPKERRSRHNPHSPTHDSSITSKRGIKKGAILRSSPSLAEVKKKGRMKKLSQTAEQDLIMGLQGLNLNLEARTLSGTGLVFDEQLNEFHCLWDDSFLERPERLHAIKEQLIQEGLLDRCVSFQARFAEKEELMLVHSLEYIDLMETTQYMNEGELHVLADTYDSVYLHPNSYTCACLASGSVLRLVDAVLEAEIRNGMAIIRPPGHHAQHSLMDGYCMFNHVAVAARYAQQKHDIQRVLIVDWDVHHGQGIQFAFDQDPSVLYFSIHRYEQGRFWPHLKASNWSTTGLGQGQGYTINVPWNQVGMQDADYIAAFLHVLLPVAFEFQPQLVLVAAGFDALQGDPKGEMAATPAGFAQLTHLLMGLAEGKLILSLEGGYNLRSLAEGVSASLHTLLGDPCPMLESPGAPCPSAQVSLSCALEALEPFWESLVRSVESLEERDTVEKDDVEEKEEEKLPQSSELSVPIWPVLQARTGLVYDQRMMEHYNLWDNYHPEMPQRIHCIMHHLDELGLAKRCHSLPARPATDAELLTCHSAEHLERLRATEKMKTRELRREGANYDSIYICSSTFACAQLAAGAACRLVEAVLAGEVLNGIAVVRPPGHHAEPDAACGFCFFNSVAVAARHAQAISGHALRILIVDWDIHHGNGTQHIFEEDPSVLYISLHRYDHGTFFPMGNEGACTRTGKATGTGFTVNVAWNGPRMGDADYLAAWHRLVLPIAYEFNPELVLVSAGFDAARGDPLGGCQVSPEGYAHLTHLLMGLANGHIILILEGGYNLTSISESMAACTRSLLGDPLPLLTRLRPPLSGAQDSITKTIQVHRRYWCSLRVMKRKNIEGLSSSKLITKKPSQPASSELPNVTTTVEGNILGAGMGQAASEASVKESTPDQTESATAPVELTQGQSSDTATQGAALDQTISEGATGGAELIQNPPASCINNRIPPALPVQGAAAQTSPSKLTANLRILDLDSTTQEPSEEEGLLGEAAGGQDTNESVPVQVFGDHADTDQVMFYAVRPLLWCPHLAAVCPIPETGLNVTQPCQDCGTLQENWVCLSCYQIYCGRYINAHMLQHHEGSGHPLVLSYADLSAWCYHCQAYVHHKDLLAVKNIAHQNKFGEDIPHSD, translated from the exons ATGACCTCCACCGGTCAGGATTCCACCACACCCAAGGAGCGAAGGAGTAGGCACaatccccactcccccacccatgACTCCAGCATCACCTCG AAGCGAGGTATTAAAAAGGGTGCCATACTCCGCTCCAGCCCCAGTCTAGCGGAGGTAAAGAAGAAAGGCAGAATGAAGAAGCTTAGCCAAACAGCCGAGCAAGACCTCATCATGGGGCTGCAAGGGCTG AATCTGAACCTGGAGGCCAGGACACTGTCTGGCACTGGCTTGGTGTTCGATGAACAGCTAAATGAATTCCACTGCCTCTGGGATGACAG CTTCCTGGAACGCCCAGAGCGGCTCCATGCCATCAAGGAGCAACTGATCCAGGAGGGCCTCCTGGACCGCTGCGTGTCCTTTCAG GCCCGATTCGCCGAAAAGGAGGAGCTGATGTTGGTTCACAG CCTAGAATATATTGATCTGATGGAAACGACCCAGTACATGAACGAGGGGGAGCTCCACGTCCTAGCAGATACCTATGACTCAGTTTATCTGCATCCG AACTCATACACCTGTGCCTGCCTGGCCTCAGGCTCTGTCCTCAGGCTGGTGGATGCAGTCCTGGAGGCTGAGATCCGGAATGGCATGGCCATCATCAG gcCTCCTGGACACCATGCCCAGCACAGTCTCATGGATGGATATTGCATGTTCAACCACGTGGCCGTGGCTGCCCGTTATGCTCAACAGAAGCATGATATTCAGAG GGTCCTTATCGTGGATTGGGATGTGCACCATGGTCAGGGAATACAGTTCGCCTTTGACCAAGATCCTAG TGTCCTCTATTTCTCCATCCACCGCTATGAGCAAGGTCGGTTCTGGCCCCATCTTAAGGCCTCTAATTGGTCCACCACAGGTTTAGGCCAAGGCCAGGGATACACCATCAACGTGCCTTGGAACCAG GTGGGGATGCAAGATGCTGACTACATCGCCGCTTTCCTTCACGTCCTCCTGCCAGTCGCATTTGAG TTCCAGCCCCAGCTGGTCCTGGTAGCCGCTGGATTTGATGCCCTCCAAGGGGACCCCAAG GGTGAGATGGCCGCCACTCCAGCAGGGTTCGCCCAGCTCACCCATCTGCTCATGGGTCTGGCAGAAGGCAAGCTGATCCTCTCACTGGAG GGTGGCTATAATCTCCGCTCTCTGGCTGAAGGTGTCAGCGCCTCCCTCCACACCCTTCTGGGTGACCCTTGTCCTATGTTAGAGTCTCCTGGTGCCCCCTGCCCGAG TGCCCAGGTGTCACTCTCCTGTGCTCTAGAAGCCCTGGAACCCTTCTGGGAGAGCCTTGTGAGATCAG TTGAGAGCCTGGAAGAAAGGGACACTGTGGAGAAGGATGAtgtggaagagaaggaggaagagaaactgCCACAGTCCTCTGAGCTCTCCGTTCCAATATGGCCGGTGCTGCAGGCTCGCACGGGGTTGGTCTATGACCAGCGGATGATGGAGCACTACAACTTGTGGGATAA CTACCACCCTGAGATGCCCCAGCGCATCCACTGTATCATGCATCACCTGGACGAACTGGGCCTTGCCAAGCGCTGCCACTCCCTGCCCGCAAGGCCCGCTACAGATGCTGAGCTGCTCACCTGCCACAG TGCCGAGCACTTGGAACGTCTGCGGGCCACGGAGAAGATGAAGACCAGGGAGCTGCGCCGTGAGGGTGCCAACTATGACTCCATCTACATCTgctccagcacttttgcctgtGCACAGCTGGCTGCAGGCGCCGCCTGTCGCCTGGTGGAGGCAGTACTGGCAGGAGAG gttTTGAATGGCATTGCTGTAGTGCGACCTCCTGGCCACCATGCAGAGCCGGATGCAGCttgtggtttctgtttttttaattctgtggctgTGGCTGCTCGCCATGCCCAGGCCATCAGTGGGCATGCGCTGCG GATCCTGATCGTGGACTGGGACATCCATCATGGTAATGGAACTCAGCACATATTTGAGGAGGACCccag TGTGCTGTACATTTCCCTGCACCGCTATGATCATGGTACCTTCTTTCCCATGGGGAATGAGGGTGCCTGTACCCGAACAGGTAAAGCTACAGGCACAGGATTCACTGTCAATGTGGCCTGGAATGGGCCCCGCATGGGTGATGCTGACTACCTGGCTGCCTGGCACCGTCTGGTGCTTCCCATTGCTTATGAG tttaaCCCAGAACTGGTGCTGGTCTCAGCTGGCTTTGATGCTGCTCGGGGGGATCCTCTGGGCGGCTGCCAGGTGTCGCCTGAGGGCTATGCCCACCTCACCCACCTGCTGATGGGCTTGGCCAATGGCCATATCATCCTAATCCTAGAG GGTGGCTATAACCTGACGTCCATCTCAGAGTCCATGGCTGCCTGCACTCGCTCCCTCCTTGGGGATCCACTGCCCCTGCTGACCCGGCTGCGGCCCCCACTATCTGGAGCCCAGGATTCTATCACTAAAACCATCCAAGTCCATCGAAGATACTGGTGCAGTTTGCGGGTCATGA AGCGCAAAAACATAGAGGGACTGTCCAGTTCTAAGTTGATCACCAAGAAGCCATCCCAACCTGCCAGTTCTGAGTTACCCAATGTGACAACCACAGTGGAAGGGAACATCCTGGGGGCAGGCATGGGACAGGCCGCCTCAGAAGCATCTGTGAAAGAGTCCACTCCAGATCAGACTGAGTCAGCGACAGCTCCAGTAGAACTTACTCAGGGCCAGTCCTCAGACACAGCCACACAAGGAGCTGCACTGGACCAGACCATCTCAGAGGGGGCCACAGGAGGAGCTGAGCTGATCCAAAACCCGCCAGCCTCATGCATCAACAACAGGATTCCTCCTGCCTTACCTGTGCAAGGAGCCGCAGCCCAGACATCCCCTAGTAAGCTGACGGCAAACCTCAGAATATTGGACCTAGATAGCACGACTCAG GAGCCCTCAGAAGAGGAAGGACTACTAGGAGAGGCAGCTGGAGGTCAGGACACGAATGAGTCAGTGCCAGTGCAGGTCTTTGGAGATCATGCTGACACTGACCAG GTCATGTTTTATGCTGTGAGACCACTGCTTTGGTGTCCTCATTTGGCGGCAGTATGCCCCATACCTGAGACAGGGCTGAATGTGACCCAACCTTGTCAGGACTGTGGAACACTCCAAGAGAACTGGGTGTGTCTGTCTTGCTATCAG ATCTACTGCGGTCGTTACATCAATGCTCATATGCTCCAACACCATGAAGGTTCGGGACACCCACTAGTACTCAGCTATGCCGACCTGTCTGCCTGGTGTTACCACTGTCAGGCCTATGTCCACCACAAG GATCTCCTAGCAGTGAAGAACATCGCCCACCAGAACAAGTTTGGGGAAGACATACCCCATTCAGACTAA
- the PCSK1N gene encoding proSAAS → MAGSPLLHGPRAGGVGLLVLLLLGLLGPPRTLCARPVKEPRSLGAASPPLAEASGHRRFRRAAPRGEAAGAVQELARALAHLLEAERQERARAEAQEAEDQQARVLAQLRRIWGAPRTSDPALGLENDPDAPAAQLARALLRARLDPAALAAQLVPPPAPAAALRLRPPVYDDGPTGPDSEDAGDETPDLDPELLRYLLGRILTGIADTEAVAAPRRLRRAADQDMGPELPPEGVLGALLRVKRLETPAPQAPARRLLP, encoded by the exons ATGGCGGGGTCGCCACTGCTCCACGGGCCGCGGGCCGGGGGCGTCGGCCTTTTGGTGCTGCTGCTCTTGGGCTTACTTGGGCCACCCCGCACTCTTTGCGCAAGGCCGGTAAAG GAGCCCCGCAGCCTGGGCGCAGCCTCGCCGCCCTTGGCTGAGGCCAGCGGTCATCGCCGCTTCCGGCGGGCGGCGCCGAGGGGAGAGGCTGCGGGGGCTGTGCAGGAGCTGGCGCGGGCGCTGGCGCACCTGCTGGAGGCCGAACGGCAGGAGCGGGCGCGGGCTGAGGCGCAGGAGGCCGAGGATCAGCAGGCGCGCGTCCTGGCGCAGCTCCGGCGCATCTGGGGCGCACCCCGCACCAGTGACCCGGCCCTGGGCCTGGAGAACGACCCCGACGCGCCGGCCGCGCAGCTCGCCCGCGCCCTGCTCCGCGCCCGCCTGGACCCGGCGGCCCTGGCAGCCCAGCTTGTCCCCCCGCCTGCCCCCGCCGCGGCGCTCAGACTCCGGCCCCCAGTCTACGACGATGGCCCCACGGGCCCCGATAGCGAGGACGCCGGCGACGAGACGCCAGACCTGGACCCTGAGCTGCTGAG GTATTTGTTGGGGCGGATCCTAACGGGAATCGCCGACACCGAAGCCGTCGCTGCCCCGCGTCGCCTCCGCCGTGCCGCTGACCAGGATATGGGCCCTGAGCTACCCCCTGAGGGCGTGCTGGGGGCCCTGCTGCGTGTGAAGCGTCTGGAGACCCCTGCACCCCAAGCGCCCGCGCGCCGCCTCCTGCCCTGA
- the ERAS gene encoding GTPase ERas: MAQPTKPDMFDLGLGTWSPRSREQSLRAWGSPSKGVGKKLPEYKAVVVGASGVGKSALTIQLNNQCFVEDHDPTIQDSYWKEMALDHGGCILNVLDTAGLATHQALRDQCVAIGDGVLGVFALDDPSSLAQLQQMRATWGPHHTQPLVLVGNKCDLVTSTGDARAAAAALAKSWGAPFVETSAKTRQGVVEAFSLLIHEIQRVREAMAKEATTGPGGDKGRHQKAMCHCGCSVA, encoded by the coding sequence ATGGCACAGCCAACAAAGCCTGACATGTTTGATTTGGGCCTGGGCACCTGGAGCCCTAGATCCCGGGAGCAGAGCCTCAGGGCTTGGGGGTCACCCTCCAAGGGTGTAGGCAAGAAGCTGCCTGAGTACAAGGCAGTGGTGGTGGGCGCAAGTGGTGTGGGAAAGAGTGCACTGACCATTCAACTGAACAACCAGTGCTTTGTGGAAGACCACGACCCCACCATCCAGGATTCCTACTGGAAGGAGATGGCCCTAGACCACGGAGGCTGCATTCTGAATGTGCTGGACACGGCAGGGCTGGCCACTCATCAGGCCCTGCGTGACCAGTGTGTGGCGATTGGCGATGGTGTGCTGGGTGTCTTCGCCCTCGATGACCCCTCATCTCTAGCCCAGCTGCAGCAGATGCGGGCCACCTGGGGCCCACACCACACCCAGCCCCTTGTCCTTGTGGGCAACAAATGTGACCTTGTGACCAGTACTGGAGATGCTCGTGCCGCTGCTGCAGCCCTCGCAAAAAGCTGGGGGGCCCCTTTCGTAGAGACCTCAGCCAAGACACGCCAGGGTGTGGTGGAGGCCTTTTCCCTACTCATCCATGAGATCCAAAGGGTCCGGGAGGCCATGGCAAAGGAGGCCACGACAGGGCCAGGTGGAGATAAAGGCCGGCACCAGAAAGCCATGTGCCACTGTGGCTGCTCTGTGGCCTGA